A single region of the Sorghum bicolor cultivar BTx623 chromosome 7, Sorghum_bicolor_NCBIv3, whole genome shotgun sequence genome encodes:
- the LOC110437331 gene encoding uncharacterized protein LOC110437331, which yields MAPAPVAEAEAPAPAAGSGEAGAGEGWQRPEGVFDLPWQKCRGGLGVASGGGGWELRDVFFRSLVDGHAAAIGVPGDRLSAPPSKRTLFDDVDAWLASAGDGEVDPLWRSVLEAGPRPAA from the coding sequence atggcgccggcgccggtggcGGAGGCCGAGGCTCCCGCGCCGGCAGCCGGCAGCGGCGAGGCCGGGGCTGGCGAGGGGTGGCAGCGTCCCGAGGGGGTGTTTGATTTACCATGGCAGAAGTGCCGCGGCGGGCTCGGCGTGGCGAGCGGCGGCGGTGGGTGGGAGCTCCGGGACGTGTTCTTCCGCTCGCTGGTGGACGGGCACGCCGCTGCGATCGGGGTGCCCGGCGACCGTCTCTCCGCGCCGCCCAGCAAGCGGACCCTGTTCGACGATGTGGACGCGTGGCTCGCCTcggccggcgacggcgaggtgGACCCGCTATGGCGGTCGGTGCTGGAGGCGGGGCCCAGGCCCGCCGCGTGA
- the LOC8055225 gene encoding cytochrome c oxidase assembly protein COX15: MGSRVAAALLRRGRDQASALLMPRLPRNAPAPAPTPRVGSASSSSCGGGGGGSCLLPPRPGPAGAFSPASRFGSFYAFRSLAPKVMFGQCTRRMSTTAATLNSAAASGAANSGLKLLVTKGPQAQKAVGIWLFGCAAWVFSLVILGGITRLTRSGLSMTDWKFTGEIPPITDDAWQLEFEKYKQSPEYKRVNKGMSLEDFKFIYWMEYAHRMWGRALGFVFAGPFAYFIAKGYVTRQLGLRLSALFALGGAQGLIGWWMVKSGLEEPTSEYVQPRVSPYRLATHLTSAFVIYCGILWTALSVVMPDPPTGSMSWVNGAAKIRKLAIPVSAVVGITAISGAFVAGNDAGHAYNSFPKMGDSWIPEDVFSMEPFIRNFFENTSTVQLNHRILATSTLLSVGGLWLAARKIDMHPAVKSLIGSTLGMAALQVTLGISTLLMYVPTSLGSAHQAGALTLLSLMILLTHTLRRPSPALLKSIATAVKST, encoded by the exons ATGGGTAGCAGGGTGGCCGCGGCGCTGCTCCGGCGGGGCAGGGACCAGGCATCCGCCCTGCTGATGCCTCGTCTGCCGAGGAACGCCCCTGCTCCGGCCCCAACGCCTAGGGTTGgatccgcctcctcctcctcctgcggcggcggcggtggcggaagCTGCCTCCTCCCGCCGAGGCCGGGGCCAGCGGGGGCCTTCTCTCCGGCTTCCCGGTTCGGCTCCTTCTACGCCTTCCGATCCCTCGCCCCCAAG GTCATGTTTGGCCAATGCACAAGGAGAATGTCAACTACCGCGGCAACACTGAACTCAGCTGCGGCCAGTGGAGCAGCAAATTCAGGATTGAAGCTACTTGTTACGAAAGGGCCTCAAGCACAGAAGGCAGTCGGGATATGGCTCTTTGGGTGTGCTGCCTGGGTGTTCAGCTTGGTCATACTCGGAGGGATTACTCGGCTCACACGTTCTGGGCTGTCAATGACTGACTGGAAGTTCACAGGGGAAATACCTCCAATTACAGACGATGCATGGCagctggaatttgagaaatacaAGCAATCACCTGAGTACAAGAG GGTGAACAAAGGAATGAGCCTTGAAGATTTCAAATTTATATACTGGATGGAGTATGCACACAGAATGTGGGGAAGAGCTTTGGGCTTTGTATTTGCAGGTCCTTTTGCATACTTCATCGCAAAAGGTTATGTTACCCGCCAACTTGGGCTCAGGCTGTCGGCTCTTTTTGCACTTGGTGGTGCACAAGGACTCATTGGCTGGTGGATGGTGAAAAGTGGCCTTGAG GAACCAACATCGGAGTATGTTCAACCAAGGGTTAGCCCTTACAGGCTGGCAACTCACCTGACATCTGCATTTGTTATATACTGTGGTATATTGTGGACTGCTTTATCAGTAGTGATGCCTGATCCTCCAACCGGATCAATGAGTTGGGTAAATGGTGCAGCAAAAATCAGAAAGTTGGCAATTCCTGTCAGTGCTGTTGTAGGCATTACTGCAATATCTGGAGCATTTGTTGCAGGCAATGATGCA GGGCACGCATACAATTCATTCCCAAAGATGGGTGACAGTTGGATTCCTGAAGATGTATTTAGCATGGAGCCTTTCATACGCAATTTTTTTGAGAATACATCTACAGTACAG CTCAATCACCGAATTCTCGCAACAAGCACATTACTCTCTGTGGGTGGATTATGGTTGGCTGCAAGGAAAATAGACATGCATCCAGCAGTCAAGTCGCTGATCGGAAGCACACTTGGGATGGCTGCTCTCCAG GTTACATTGGGCATATCTACACTATTGATGTATGTTCCAACCTCTTTGGGCTCAGCGCACCAAGCTGGAGCATTGACTCTATTGTCACTTATGATCCTTCTCACTCACACGCTAAGAAGGCCGTCACCAGCTCTTCTTAAATCAATCGCAACTGCTGTGAAATCAACCTGA